The Lentzea guizhouensis genome contains a region encoding:
- a CDS encoding class I SAM-dependent methyltransferase — protein MWNGAEYQARFDQLAASGMDVHGEATFVRAYEPRTVLDAGCGTGRVAVELARHGIEVVGADVDRSMLATARAAAPHVEWVESDLAELDLGRTFDVVVMAGNVPLFTPPGTQQALVQGVARHVRTILVAGFSLDRGYTAEDYDEHCANAGLRLVERYATWDRQEFQDGDYAVSVHAVN, from the coding sequence GTGTGGAACGGTGCGGAGTACCAGGCCAGGTTCGACCAGCTCGCCGCCTCCGGAATGGACGTGCACGGCGAGGCCACGTTCGTGCGCGCCTATGAACCCAGGACCGTGCTCGACGCCGGGTGCGGCACCGGGCGCGTGGCGGTCGAGCTGGCCAGGCACGGCATCGAGGTCGTGGGCGCGGACGTGGACCGGTCCATGCTCGCCACCGCGCGTGCCGCCGCCCCGCACGTCGAGTGGGTCGAGTCCGACCTGGCCGAGCTCGACCTCGGTCGCACGTTCGACGTCGTCGTCATGGCCGGCAACGTGCCGCTGTTCACCCCGCCCGGCACCCAGCAGGCGCTGGTCCAGGGCGTCGCCCGGCACGTGAGGACGATCCTCGTCGCCGGCTTCAGCCTCGACCGCGGCTACACCGCCGAGGACTACGACGAACACTGCGCGAACGCCGGCCTGCGGCTCGTCGAGCGCTACGCCACCTGGGACCGGCAAGAGTTCCAGGACGGCGACTACGCCGTCTCCGTCCACGCCGTGAACTGA
- a CDS encoding AfsR/SARP family transcriptional regulator: MRRFLRGEGPTTMFRVLGPLDVSEEQSAAGVRGLRQRAALAFFLLHHDSPVTVARLERALWPFEAPPTGRQMVYNAVHALRRNGLPLAKESGGYRLRITPEQLDLACFRTLLARGEHELGTADWAAASRTFAAALALWRGRTLADLAEQDLCWPEMAALDNARLTALECRVEAEFRLGRYREVIGELETAVACEPLRERLCGQLMQALYHSGRQADALGLYRRTRADLIERLGLEPSPELRGLEHAILNHELAQPAVPRQRIGVVEHIRPAHDEPERLVREHAGIEPGDRTEVVAAKVRWVVRRVLGSGDTAARVRGHVIDLLAGVRTDETLCASALLLEKITQFHRAEVLSG; the protein is encoded by the coding sequence GTGCGCAGATTCCTTCGCGGAGAGGGGCCGACGACGATGTTCCGGGTGCTGGGGCCCTTGGACGTGTCCGAGGAGCAGAGCGCGGCAGGCGTGCGCGGGCTGCGGCAACGGGCCGCGCTCGCGTTCTTCCTGCTGCACCACGACTCGCCGGTGACGGTCGCCAGGCTGGAGCGCGCGCTGTGGCCGTTCGAGGCACCGCCGACCGGCAGGCAGATGGTCTACAACGCCGTGCACGCCTTGCGGCGCAACGGTCTGCCGCTGGCCAAGGAGTCCGGCGGCTACCGGCTGCGGATCACGCCGGAGCAGCTCGACCTCGCGTGCTTCCGGACCCTGCTCGCCCGGGGCGAGCACGAGCTCGGCACCGCCGACTGGGCGGCCGCCTCGCGCACGTTCGCCGCGGCGCTCGCGTTGTGGCGCGGCCGCACGCTCGCCGACCTCGCCGAGCAGGACCTGTGCTGGCCGGAGATGGCCGCGCTCGACAACGCCAGGCTGACCGCGCTGGAGTGCCGCGTGGAGGCCGAGTTCCGGCTGGGCCGCTACCGCGAGGTGATCGGCGAGCTGGAGACCGCGGTGGCGTGCGAACCGTTGCGGGAACGGCTGTGCGGGCAGCTCATGCAGGCGCTCTACCACTCGGGGCGGCAGGCCGACGCGCTCGGCCTGTACCGGCGCACGCGGGCCGACCTGATCGAGCGGCTCGGCCTGGAGCCCAGCCCCGAGCTGCGCGGGCTGGAGCACGCGATCCTGAACCACGAGCTGGCCCAGCCCGCCGTCCCGCGGCAGCGGATCGGTGTGGTGGAACACATCCGGCCCGCGCACGACGAACCGGAACGCCTGGTGCGCGAGCACGCCGGCATCGAACCCGGCGACCGCACCGAGGTCGTGGCGGCCAAGGTCCGCTGGGTCGTGCGGCGCGTGCTGGGCTCCGGGGACACAGCGGCTCGGGTGCGCGGCCACGTGATCGACCTGCTCGCCGGGGTCCGCACGGACGAGACGTTGTGCGCGTCGGCGTTGCTGCTCGAGAAGATCACCCAGTTCCACCGGGCCGAGGTCCTGTCCGGCTGA
- a CDS encoding ATP-binding protein → MTVVERDDQLAELDEWLASDATRVVVLEGPLGSGKTSLMRVFARRATAAGQHRLFATCASAEQAVPFGVVSQLLHDHTLPRRIRDCAAAVLGSGDQRAAAVLAGVVEEFATAAPLLFCVDDQRYADPESLRWLTRVVDRAPVRLITTERTDDRPLSGFALQSQVRRMTVPLLTARGVAALSDERRALELLAATGGNPMLLQALLQGEDVFGRAVVASLRSSGETAVLVAGAAAVFDSTDTPEVLGSIAGVAAGSVLMSLERMGLLVDGRFRHPAARSAVLAHLSVGERDVLHGRTAALLHERGAAAGEVAAHLAHVLDPPAWAGEVYSAASREALADNQVVRAVEFLKPALELPGRSALVLDAWQLNPLVAAPHLASVEPEDLASSVRVIGHLLWFGRVDEARVAVAALPDSVRGAVQLWLAAAYPGSVVPDNRDFFAPEPLASMAALSGALLAGAVAEVPMLAERVLTAVGTDVTWGVEPVLLALQGLVFADRLDEATAWCTRLVAHTRLPVWHAVLKAVVAEIACRRGDFAAAVRHAEAALGALPLRAWGVVAGCRWGVGAGADQDRRLTRGVASAGGGGAVGIPVLGELPVRARAVPVGVRPGPGGARRLHAVRRADAVVVARPAGVVGWRRGGGVGAAG, encoded by the coding sequence GTGACCGTCGTCGAACGCGACGATCAACTCGCTGAGCTGGACGAATGGCTCGCCTCGGACGCCACCAGGGTGGTCGTGCTGGAAGGGCCGCTGGGCAGCGGGAAGACGTCGCTGATGCGTGTTTTCGCGCGGCGGGCGACGGCGGCGGGCCAGCACCGGCTCTTCGCGACCTGTGCGAGTGCGGAACAGGCCGTTCCGTTCGGCGTGGTGTCGCAGCTGCTGCACGACCACACGTTGCCGCGCCGGATCCGGGACTGCGCGGCGGCGGTGCTGGGATCGGGTGACCAGCGCGCGGCGGCGGTGCTGGCCGGTGTGGTCGAGGAGTTCGCGACCGCCGCGCCGCTGCTGTTCTGCGTCGACGACCAGCGGTACGCGGACCCGGAGTCGTTGCGGTGGTTGACGAGGGTGGTCGACCGGGCGCCCGTGCGGCTGATCACGACGGAGCGGACCGACGACCGGCCGTTGTCCGGGTTCGCGTTGCAGTCGCAGGTGCGGCGGATGACCGTGCCGTTGCTGACGGCGAGGGGTGTCGCCGCGCTGTCCGACGAGCGCAGGGCGCTGGAGCTGCTGGCGGCGACCGGCGGCAACCCGATGCTGCTGCAGGCGTTGCTGCAGGGCGAGGACGTGTTCGGGCGCGCCGTGGTGGCGTCCCTGCGCAGCAGCGGGGAGACGGCGGTGCTGGTCGCGGGCGCGGCGGCGGTGTTCGACTCGACGGACACGCCCGAGGTGCTGGGCTCGATCGCGGGTGTCGCGGCTGGTTCCGTGCTGATGTCGCTGGAACGCATGGGTTTGCTCGTGGACGGCCGGTTCCGGCATCCGGCGGCGAGGTCGGCCGTTCTCGCGCATCTGTCCGTTGGGGAACGTGACGTGCTGCACGGGCGGACGGCGGCGTTGCTGCACGAGCGCGGCGCGGCGGCCGGTGAGGTCGCGGCGCACCTCGCCCACGTGCTCGACCCGCCGGCGTGGGCGGGTGAGGTGTACTCGGCGGCGTCGCGGGAAGCGCTGGCGGACAACCAGGTCGTGCGCGCGGTGGAGTTCCTGAAGCCGGCGCTGGAGCTGCCGGGGCGATCGGCGCTGGTGCTGGACGCGTGGCAGCTCAACCCGCTGGTGGCCGCGCCGCACCTGGCGTCGGTGGAACCGGAGGACCTGGCGTCGTCGGTGCGCGTGATCGGGCACCTGCTGTGGTTCGGGCGGGTGGACGAGGCACGGGTGGCCGTCGCGGCGCTGCCGGACTCCGTGCGCGGGGCGGTGCAGCTGTGGCTGGCCGCGGCATACCCCGGATCGGTGGTGCCGGACAACCGCGACTTCTTCGCCCCGGAACCGCTGGCGTCGATGGCGGCGCTGTCGGGTGCGCTGCTCGCCGGTGCGGTCGCGGAGGTGCCGATGCTCGCGGAACGGGTGCTGACGGCGGTCGGCACCGACGTGACGTGGGGTGTCGAGCCGGTGTTGCTGGCGTTGCAGGGGCTGGTGTTCGCCGACCGGCTGGACGAGGCGACGGCGTGGTGCACCCGGCTGGTGGCGCACACGCGGCTGCCGGTGTGGCACGCGGTGCTGAAGGCGGTGGTCGCCGAGATCGCGTGCCGGCGCGGTGACTTCGCCGCGGCGGTCCGGCACGCGGAGGCGGCGCTCGGGGCGTTGCCGCTGCGGGCGTGGGGCGTGGTGGCCGGTTGCCGGTGGGGCGTTGGTGCTGGCGCTGACCAGGACCGGCGACTCACGCGGGGCGTCGCGTCAGCTGGCGGCGGTGGTGCCGTCGGGATCCCTGTTCTGGGTGAGCTACCTGTTCGCGCGCGGGCAGTGCCGGTTGGCGTCCGACCAGGCCCAGGCGGCGCTCGCCGACTTCACGCGGTGCGGCGAGCTGATGCGGTCGTGGTCGCTCGACCTGCCGGCGTGGTCGGGTGGCGGCGGGGCGGAGGCGTGGGCGCGGCTGGGTGA
- a CDS encoding helix-turn-helix transcriptional regulator — translation MRSWSLDLPAWSGGGGAEAWARLGDAEQVSARAGAAGPAGRRGVPRAGCGTAVAGGGGAGGTRARLLAEAVGVLERREDRYELARALTDQAAAQAAAHRKKLAKVTAQRALDLARACGAKAVCLEAARVIDAVEPRRCSEDAMLSLTKAEQRVASLAASGYKNREIAERLFVTVSTVEQHLTRVFRKLNVRQRNELPISLMRTA, via the coding sequence ATGCGGTCGTGGTCGCTCGACCTGCCGGCGTGGTCGGGTGGCGGCGGGGCGGAGGCGTGGGCGCGGCTGGGTGACGCGGAACAGGTGTCGGCACGCGCGGGAGCAGCTGGACCGGCCGGACGTCGTGGAGTCCCGCGGGCGGGGTGCGGCACTGCGGTTGCTGGCGGTGGTGGCGCCGGCGGAACGCGGGCGCGGTTGCTGGCGGAGGCGGTGGGCGTGCTGGAACGGCGGGAGGACCGGTACGAGCTGGCGCGGGCGTTGACGGACCAGGCGGCGGCGCAGGCGGCGGCGCACCGCAAGAAGCTCGCGAAGGTGACGGCGCAGCGGGCGCTGGACCTGGCGCGGGCGTGCGGGGCGAAGGCGGTGTGCCTGGAGGCGGCGCGGGTGATCGACGCGGTGGAGCCGCGGCGGTGCTCGGAGGACGCGATGCTGTCGCTGACGAAGGCGGAGCAGCGGGTGGCGTCGCTGGCGGCGTCGGGGTACAAGAACCGGGAGATCGCGGAGCGGTTGTTCGTGACGGTGAGCACGGTGGAGCAGCACCTGACGCGGGTGTTCCGGAAGCTGAACGTGAGGCAGCGCAACGAGCTGCCGATCTCGCTGATGAGGACGGCCTGA
- a CDS encoding AfsR/SARP family transcriptional regulator, producing MLVEFRVLGPFETLVRAGRVRMPASQKVLLASLVVDLGKTVSVDELAEALWADRPPATYRQQLYKHVSALRELFGENVVMTDETGYSLNELRVHTDVQRFAAAVAQARQLRQDGEPVLAAEQYRAGLSIWRGPALAGIDSESLRVAAARFEEQRLTALEECAELELLLGKHADLVGELRTLTAAHPFRERLAGHLMVALYRCGVQAEALDIYQQLRLRLRDELGVEPSAQLQELYGSLLRQDAALESPLESPLAAQAGPAVVPAGLPRSLPSFTGRGAELASLCTAVRQGAGIAVVSGPRGMGKTALAVHWAHSVRERFPDGQLYLNLRGANGMKASDALTVFLRALGLSAEAVPVDFDAQLLLYRSMLDRQKVLLVLDDVADPAQIEALLPGSSGCFVLITSQSRLVSLTALHDAYQVPLGPLPEDESFQLLEQMLGRARTAADPQAVRELAARCGHVPLSLRVAAASLVEQPDRRTADFVRTLGPAGEPEPEDWKFTVGVRAAFDLSYVQVSADAKTLVRYMAVTPCVDFSLETASALLGTTTTATRSALQELEHTHLIEQHLPGRYRLHDLIKLYARSRILIDDDMTDAVCRLLHCYLNGVDAAVTAMAPTIQREQRPSAPETPFVFSDTVSAVNWLRREHPNLVAAVSWAHEHGQDALCAHLVDALRAYFWFDRATPEWITTGWLGLASAERMDDVRLKSAVHRSLGQAFAVRGELNELTHHYDLALKYADESGDPLRVAYLREAVGVALLHTADVRSAESHFTAAFDAARSYADVPLEISSRVHLIYARVMRGQLGVALTECEEAVSTLRRGHYPYELGHLRGMWGRTLLEVGRLDDALRELELAVDLHAECGDKIGTMRELVRIGEIDLTVGRYDHAWQIHHAAMDLARELDNADMRCAAGIGMAAASLCTGDHDLALALTEDALRVSRQSGNAWRETIASVVGARVLAATGAFDRATDLATSSLALMARHGWKLRVGAAHHVLARIHLAVGDVTEALANAEAARTAHRACGQRLREVQDVLLLAALEGKDQGPLARAMCAEVAGSLADDVFQALRPNEPVTLFS from the coding sequence ATGCTGGTCGAGTTCAGGGTCCTCGGTCCGTTCGAGACGCTCGTCCGTGCCGGGCGGGTGCGCATGCCGGCCAGCCAGAAGGTGCTGCTGGCCTCGCTGGTGGTCGACCTCGGCAAAACGGTCTCGGTCGACGAGCTGGCGGAGGCGCTGTGGGCCGACCGCCCGCCCGCGACCTACCGGCAGCAGCTCTACAAGCACGTCTCGGCGTTGCGCGAGCTGTTCGGCGAGAACGTGGTGATGACCGACGAGACCGGGTACAGCCTCAACGAGCTGCGCGTGCACACCGACGTGCAGCGCTTCGCCGCCGCCGTCGCGCAGGCCAGGCAGCTGCGCCAGGACGGTGAGCCGGTCCTCGCGGCCGAGCAGTACCGCGCCGGCCTGTCGATCTGGCGCGGTCCGGCGCTCGCGGGCATCGACAGCGAGTCGCTGCGGGTGGCCGCCGCCCGGTTCGAGGAGCAGCGGCTGACGGCACTGGAGGAGTGCGCCGAGCTGGAGCTGCTGCTGGGCAAGCACGCCGACCTGGTGGGGGAGCTGCGCACGCTCACGGCCGCGCACCCGTTCCGCGAACGACTGGCGGGGCACCTGATGGTCGCGCTCTACCGGTGCGGGGTGCAGGCCGAGGCGCTCGACATCTACCAGCAGCTGCGGTTGCGGTTGCGCGACGAGCTCGGCGTCGAACCGTCCGCGCAGCTGCAGGAGCTGTACGGCTCGTTGCTGCGGCAGGACGCGGCACTGGAGTCGCCGCTGGAGTCACCGCTGGCGGCGCAGGCCGGGCCCGCGGTGGTGCCGGCCGGGCTGCCGCGGTCGTTGCCGAGCTTCACCGGGCGTGGCGCCGAGCTGGCGTCGTTGTGCACGGCGGTGCGGCAGGGCGCCGGGATCGCGGTCGTGAGCGGGCCGCGGGGCATGGGCAAGACGGCGTTGGCAGTGCATTGGGCGCATTCGGTGCGTGAGCGTTTTCCGGATGGCCAGCTCTACCTGAACCTGCGTGGTGCCAACGGGATGAAGGCATCCGACGCGTTGACGGTGTTCTTGCGCGCGTTAGGGCTATCGGCGGAAGCGGTGCCGGTCGACTTCGACGCGCAGCTGCTGCTGTACCGGTCGATGCTCGACAGGCAGAAAGTGCTGCTGGTGCTCGACGACGTGGCGGACCCGGCACAGATCGAGGCGTTGCTGCCGGGCTCGTCCGGATGCTTCGTGCTGATCACCTCGCAGAGCCGGCTGGTGTCGCTGACGGCGTTGCACGACGCGTACCAGGTGCCGTTGGGCCCGTTGCCCGAAGACGAGTCGTTCCAGCTGTTGGAACAGATGCTCGGCCGTGCGCGCACGGCCGCCGATCCGCAGGCCGTTCGTGAGCTCGCGGCCCGGTGCGGGCACGTGCCGTTGTCGTTGCGGGTGGCGGCGGCGAGCCTGGTGGAGCAGCCGGATCGCCGGACCGCCGACTTCGTCCGCACGCTGGGGCCGGCCGGTGAACCCGAGCCGGAGGACTGGAAGTTCACGGTCGGTGTGCGCGCTGCGTTCGACCTCTCGTACGTACAGGTGTCGGCTGATGCGAAGACTTTGGTGCGATATATGGCCGTCACGCCGTGCGTCGACTTCAGCTTGGAAACCGCCTCGGCATTATTGGGCACAACGACCACCGCTACCCGTTCGGCGCTGCAAGAGCTCGAGCACACACACTTGATCGAACAGCACCTTCCCGGCCGGTATCGCCTGCACGACCTCATAAAGCTCTACGCGCGCAGCCGTATTCTCATCGACGACGACATGACCGACGCTGTGTGCCGCCTGCTGCACTGCTACCTCAACGGCGTCGACGCGGCCGTGACCGCGATGGCCCCCACGATCCAACGCGAGCAACGCCCGTCTGCACCGGAGACCCCGTTCGTCTTCTCCGACACCGTCTCGGCCGTGAACTGGCTGCGCCGTGAGCACCCGAACCTCGTCGCCGCCGTGAGCTGGGCGCACGAGCACGGCCAGGACGCGTTGTGCGCGCACCTCGTCGACGCCCTGCGCGCCTACTTCTGGTTCGACCGCGCCACCCCGGAGTGGATCACCACCGGCTGGCTCGGCCTCGCCTCGGCCGAACGCATGGACGACGTGCGCCTCAAGTCCGCCGTGCACCGCTCGCTCGGCCAGGCGTTCGCGGTGCGCGGCGAGCTCAACGAGCTCACCCACCACTACGACCTGGCGCTGAAGTACGCCGACGAGTCCGGCGACCCCCTGCGCGTCGCCTACCTGCGCGAGGCGGTCGGCGTCGCCCTCCTGCACACCGCCGACGTGCGCTCGGCCGAGTCGCACTTCACCGCCGCCTTCGACGCCGCCCGCTCCTACGCCGACGTGCCGCTGGAGATCAGCTCACGCGTGCATCTGATCTACGCGCGGGTCATGCGCGGCCAGCTCGGCGTGGCGCTGACCGAGTGCGAGGAGGCGGTGAGCACCCTGCGCCGCGGCCACTACCCGTACGAGCTGGGCCACCTGCGCGGCATGTGGGGCCGCACGCTGCTGGAGGTGGGCCGCCTCGACGACGCCCTGCGCGAGCTGGAGCTGGCCGTCGACCTGCACGCCGAGTGCGGCGACAAGATCGGCACGATGCGCGAGCTGGTCCGCATCGGCGAGATCGACCTGACCGTCGGCCGCTACGACCACGCCTGGCAGATCCACCACGCGGCCATGGACCTGGCCCGCGAGCTCGACAACGCCGACATGCGCTGCGCCGCCGGCATCGGCATGGCCGCCGCCTCCCTGTGCACCGGCGACCACGACCTCGCCCTGGCCCTGACCGAGGACGCCCTGCGCGTGTCCCGCCAGTCCGGCAACGCCTGGCGCGAGACGATCGCCTCGGTGGTCGGTGCCCGCGTCCTGGCCGCCACCGGCGCGTTCGACCGGGCAACCGACCTCGCGACGTCCAGCCTGGCCCTGATGGCGCGGCACGGCTGGAAGCTGCGGGTCGGTGCGGCCCACCACGTGCTGGCCCGCATCCACCTGGCCGTCGGCGACGTGACCGAGGCGCTGGCCAACGCCGAGGCCGCCAGAACCGCGCACCGGGCGTGCGGGCAGCGGCTGCGGGAGGTGCAGGACGTGCTGCTGCTGGCGGCGCTGGAGGGCAAGGACCAGGGGCCGCTGGCGAGGGCGATGTGCGCGGAGGTGGCGGGCTCGCTGGCGGACGACGTGTTCCAGGCGCTGCGGCCGAACGAGCCGGTCACGCTGTTCTCCTGA
- a CDS encoding AfsR/SARP family transcriptional regulator, translated as MRSAETLDPQPRPVVFRLLGTVEFVGDDGDVRVLVGRQQTVLAALLMKANHVVSVDHLIDAIWEGAPPTTARSQVQYVIHALRGELDRLGVPASIVTHSAGYRLEVAKDLLDIHRFERLVATARSSAGAGDRLSAATTLRGALALWRGPVLDGTPQALHDQVTWLEELRLEVLEECLAHEIELGRHREAIGELRTLVAEHPYHEEFRYLLMLALYRSGRQWDALATYRSGRTLMIDQLGLEPGERLKNLEAAIIADDGSLLRPEAISQVATAPPPPTARSRPRQLPADISDFTGRDEHVRQLVALLRAHGNAVPIVNIVGKAGVGKSALAVHVAHEVSTELYPDGQLYANLGATQAEPATPHDLLGRFLRALGVGGECLPATEVERAELYRSLLGDRKLLVVLEDAASDEQVAPLLPGSPTCAVLVTSRRRLTGVPGARVFEVDVLDTAHATRLLGRLIGEDRVRREPGATTTLVEAVGGLPLALRVVGARLGARPHWTVNSMVTRLADERNRLDELTHGELAVRSSMRLSYDGLTGGTAALLRGLGALDTETLPAWAPAVVAGDTSGDHTDQLVDAQLLDAVALDGVMQPRYRFHDLTRIFARERLRAEEPERELESVRRAMGGWLTLADRAHHLMYGGDFTTLRGTGERLPVPPEHVEEMAADPLRWWETERANVRAAVTQAADAGLDEPVWDLAVRLVSIFQVRSHLDDWQYTHQTALRATELAGNERGTAALLCSLGSLHNTQRRMDLARAVLEPALRTFTALDDRQGMALAHRNVAIMERQSGDTTAALAHFCRALELFTETADVAGQAHVLSQTALVDVEAGNQKRALATLERAAEMCAKTASPRIQSQINYSIGNVLLAQGDDDGADRVMREVLVLVRTIGDLVGESYALHALGIIQARRGRLVRASQLFENCAAICELSRDHVGLARARLELAKLERLRGNTTASRSLAERALATFTEYRLPRAAEEANVVLSSDAVLPHRGVALQAVPRG; from the coding sequence ATGAGGTCGGCGGAGACACTCGACCCGCAACCGAGGCCGGTGGTGTTCCGGTTGCTCGGCACCGTCGAGTTCGTGGGTGACGACGGTGATGTGCGGGTGCTCGTGGGCAGGCAGCAGACGGTGCTCGCCGCGCTGCTGATGAAGGCCAACCACGTGGTCAGCGTCGACCACCTGATCGACGCGATCTGGGAGGGTGCGCCACCGACCACGGCGCGGTCCCAGGTCCAGTACGTGATCCACGCCCTGCGCGGCGAGCTCGACCGGCTCGGCGTGCCCGCGTCGATCGTCACGCACTCGGCCGGCTACCGGCTGGAGGTGGCGAAGGACCTGCTCGACATCCACCGCTTCGAGCGGCTGGTGGCCACCGCGCGCAGCTCCGCGGGAGCCGGCGACCGGCTGAGCGCGGCGACGACGCTGCGCGGCGCGCTGGCGTTGTGGCGCGGCCCGGTGCTCGACGGCACCCCGCAGGCGCTGCACGACCAGGTGACCTGGCTGGAGGAGCTGCGCCTGGAGGTGCTGGAGGAGTGCCTGGCGCACGAGATCGAGCTGGGCCGCCACCGCGAGGCGATCGGCGAGCTGCGCACGCTCGTCGCGGAACACCCGTACCACGAGGAGTTCCGCTACCTGCTGATGCTCGCGCTCTACCGGTCCGGACGGCAGTGGGACGCGCTCGCCACCTACCGCTCCGGCCGCACGCTGATGATCGACCAGCTCGGCCTGGAACCGGGCGAGCGCCTGAAGAACCTCGAAGCCGCCATCATCGCCGACGACGGGTCGCTGCTGCGGCCGGAGGCGATCAGCCAGGTCGCGACCGCGCCGCCTCCCCCCACGGCGCGGTCGCGACCCCGGCAGCTGCCCGCCGACATCTCGGACTTCACCGGCCGCGACGAGCACGTCCGGCAGCTCGTCGCGTTGCTCCGCGCGCACGGCAACGCGGTGCCGATCGTCAACATCGTCGGCAAGGCCGGTGTCGGCAAGAGCGCGCTGGCCGTGCACGTGGCGCACGAGGTGAGCACCGAGCTGTACCCCGACGGCCAGCTCTACGCGAACCTCGGTGCCACGCAGGCGGAACCGGCCACGCCGCACGACCTGCTGGGCCGGTTCCTGCGGGCGCTGGGCGTCGGCGGCGAGTGCCTGCCCGCCACCGAGGTCGAGCGGGCGGAGCTCTACCGCAGCCTGCTCGGCGACCGGAAGCTGCTGGTGGTGCTGGAGGACGCGGCCTCGGACGAGCAGGTGGCGCCGCTGCTGCCCGGTTCGCCGACGTGCGCGGTGCTGGTGACGTCACGGCGCAGGCTGACCGGCGTGCCCGGCGCCCGCGTCTTCGAGGTGGACGTGCTGGACACCGCGCACGCCACCCGGTTGCTGGGCCGGTTGATCGGCGAGGACCGGGTGCGGCGCGAGCCCGGCGCCACCACCACGCTCGTGGAAGCCGTCGGCGGGCTTCCACTGGCGTTGCGGGTGGTCGGCGCACGGCTGGGCGCTCGTCCACATTGGACCGTCAACTCGATGGTCACCAGGCTGGCCGACGAGCGCAACCGCCTCGACGAGCTGACCCACGGTGAGCTGGCGGTGCGGTCGAGCATGCGGCTGAGCTACGACGGCCTCACCGGCGGCACGGCGGCGTTGCTGCGCGGGCTGGGAGCGCTGGACACGGAGACGTTGCCGGCCTGGGCTCCCGCGGTCGTCGCCGGTGACACCTCCGGCGACCACACCGACCAGCTCGTCGACGCACAGCTGCTGGACGCGGTGGCGCTCGACGGCGTGATGCAGCCGCGCTACCGGTTCCACGACCTGACCCGCATCTTCGCCCGTGAACGCCTGCGGGCCGAGGAGCCGGAGCGTGAGCTGGAGTCGGTGCGCCGCGCGATGGGCGGCTGGCTGACGCTCGCCGACCGCGCGCACCACCTGATGTACGGCGGCGACTTCACCACGTTGCGCGGCACCGGCGAACGCCTGCCGGTCCCGCCGGAGCACGTGGAGGAGATGGCCGCCGACCCGTTGCGCTGGTGGGAGACCGAACGCGCGAACGTCCGCGCCGCCGTCACCCAGGCCGCCGACGCGGGCCTGGACGAGCCGGTGTGGGACCTCGCCGTGCGGCTCGTGTCGATCTTCCAGGTCCGCAGCCACCTCGACGACTGGCAGTACACCCACCAGACGGCGTTGCGGGCCACCGAGCTCGCCGGCAACGAGCGCGGCACCGCGGCCCTGCTGTGCTCGCTGGGCTCCCTGCACAACACCCAGCGCCGCATGGACCTGGCCCGCGCGGTGCTGGAACCCGCCCTGCGCACGTTCACGGCGCTGGACGACCGGCAGGGCATGGCGCTGGCCCACCGCAACGTCGCCATCATGGAACGCCAGAGCGGCGACACGACCGCGGCGCTGGCGCACTTCTGCCGTGCGCTGGAGCTGTTCACCGAGACCGCCGACGTGGCGGGCCAGGCGCACGTGCTGAGCCAGACGGCGCTGGTCGACGTGGAGGCCGGGAACCAGAAACGCGCGTTGGCCACCCTGGAGCGCGCCGCCGAGATGTGCGCGAAGACCGCCAGCCCGCGGATCCAGTCGCAGATCAACTACAGCATCGGCAACGTGCTGCTGGCGCAGGGCGACGACGACGGCGCCGACCGGGTGATGCGCGAGGTGCTCGTCCTCGTGCGCACCATCGGCGACCTGGTCGGCGAGAGCTACGCCCTGCACGCGCTGGGCATCATCCAGGCCCGCCGCGGCCGCCTGGTGCGCGCCTCGCAGCTGTTCGAGAACTGCGCGGCGATCTGCGAGCTCAGCCGCGACCACGTGGGCCTCGCGCGGGCCAGGCTGGAGCTCGCGAAGCTGGAGCGGTTGCGGGGCAACACGACCGCGTCCCGCTCACTGGCCGAACGGGCGCTGGCGACGTTCACCGAGTACCGGCTGCCGCGGGCGGCGGAGGAGGCGAACGTGGTGCTCAGCTCGGACGCCGTGCTGCCGCACCGGGGCGTGGCCCTGCAGGCCGTCCCCCGCGGCTAG